A genomic region of Prochlorococcus marinus XMU1405 contains the following coding sequences:
- a CDS encoding photosystem II high light acclimation radical SAM protein: protein MNFNLKFEKLNKKNYQRKHYGKILTVRLPCNPIFPIGPIYLADHIHKCFPVLEQQFIDLAIIPSNKVSKYLARKIDQFRPHLIIFSWRDIQIYAPVDGRSGNPLQNSFEVFYSKNIFKKIRGSWGGLKLIASHYGEIYRNTSLVKMGLKRAQKYNKNVKVILGGGAVSVFYEQLGNLLPKGTVISVGEGENLIEKIIRGDSIEDERCYIAGQTPRNKLIHEQPSGTVKTACNYKYIKSIWPEFDWYIEGGDYYVGVQTKRGCPHNCCFCVYTVVEGKQVRVNPVKEVIKEMKQLYDLGVRGFWFTDAQFIPAKKHIEDAKTLLQAIKDQGWDDINWAAYIRADNIDAELAQLMVDTGMSYFEIGITSGSQELVRKMRLAYDLETVLNNCRMLVKSGFKNHVSVNYSFNVFDETPSTIRQTIAYHRELENIFGKGLVDPAIFFIGLQPHTLLEKYALENKILKPNYNPMSMMPWTARKLLWNPGSLGKKLGQVCLEAFDNLEDEFGKTVIDILEREYGKSSLKESLKVRPLSQRKLAHSK from the coding sequence ATGAATTTTAATTTGAAGTTCGAAAAATTAAATAAAAAAAATTACCAAAGAAAGCACTATGGAAAAATATTAACTGTAAGATTGCCATGTAATCCAATATTTCCAATAGGTCCTATTTATTTAGCAGACCATATTCATAAATGTTTTCCAGTTTTAGAGCAGCAATTCATTGATTTAGCAATAATTCCATCTAATAAAGTTTCCAAATATTTAGCTAGAAAAATTGATCAATTTAGACCACATCTAATCATTTTTTCATGGAGAGATATACAAATTTATGCACCTGTTGATGGTAGAAGTGGAAATCCCCTACAAAACTCTTTTGAAGTTTTCTACTCAAAAAATATCTTTAAAAAAATTAGAGGTTCCTGGGGAGGATTAAAATTAATTGCATCTCATTATGGAGAAATATATAGAAATACTTCTTTAGTCAAGATGGGACTAAAAAGAGCACAAAAATACAATAAAAATGTAAAAGTAATTTTAGGAGGTGGGGCTGTTAGTGTCTTCTATGAACAATTGGGGAATCTACTCCCAAAAGGAACTGTAATTTCAGTTGGAGAGGGAGAAAATCTCATAGAAAAAATAATTAGAGGAGATTCAATAGAAGATGAAAGATGTTATATTGCTGGACAAACACCTCGGAACAAATTAATACATGAACAACCTTCAGGAACTGTAAAAACAGCCTGCAACTATAAATACATTAAATCAATATGGCCTGAATTCGATTGGTATATAGAAGGTGGCGATTATTACGTAGGGGTACAAACAAAAAGAGGTTGTCCTCATAATTGTTGTTTCTGTGTTTACACAGTTGTGGAGGGGAAGCAGGTTCGCGTTAATCCTGTTAAGGAAGTAATCAAAGAAATGAAGCAATTATATGATCTTGGAGTAAGGGGATTTTGGTTCACAGATGCACAATTTATTCCAGCCAAAAAACATATTGAAGATGCAAAAACACTTTTGCAAGCAATTAAGGACCAAGGCTGGGACGATATTAATTGGGCTGCATACATCAGAGCAGATAATATTGATGCTGAGCTAGCTCAGCTAATGGTTGATACAGGTATGAGCTATTTTGAAATAGGTATCACCTCGGGATCTCAAGAACTTGTTAGAAAAATGAGATTAGCTTATGACCTTGAAACTGTATTAAATAATTGCAGAATGTTAGTCAAATCCGGTTTCAAGAATCATGTTTCAGTTAATTATTCATTTAATGTTTTTGATGAAACGCCCAGCACCATAAGACAAACAATTGCTTACCATAGAGAATTAGAAAATATTTTTGGTAAAGGCTTAGTTGATCCAGCTATATTCTTTATAGGTTTGCAACCTCACACTCTTCTTGAGAAATACGCTTTGGAGAATAAAATTTTGAAGCCAAATTATAATCCAATGAGCATGATGCCCTGGACAGCGAGAAAACTTCTCTGGAATCCAGGGTCACTTGGAAAAAAGCTTGGTCAGGTTTGCTTAGAAGCTTTTGATAATCTAGAAGACGAATTTGGCAAAACAGTTATTGACATTCTTGAAAGAGAATATGGAAAGTCTTCCTTAAAGGAATCCCTAAAAGTGCGTCCTTTATCACAAAGGAAATTAGCTCACTCTAAATAA
- a CDS encoding LL-diaminopimelate aminotransferase yields the protein MVQVNENYLKLKAGYLFPEIAKRVKIYSQSNKSAEIIKLGIGDVTEPLPRACIEAMGKALDDMATINGFRGYGPEQGYSWLREKISEHDFISRGCQISPEEIFVSDGSKCDSSNILDILGKDNSIAVTDPVYPVYVDSNVMTGRTGEALENGTYQGLTYLAINERNNFLPKLPEKKVDILYLCFPNNPTGATITKNELKKWVDYALQNKSLILFDAAYEAFIQDNDIPHSIYEIEGAKDCAIEFRSFSKNAGFTGVRCAFTVIPKDLKGLSSTNEEIELWPLWNRRQSTKFNGVSYVVQKGAEAVYSPEGKKQVKGLIDFYMENAKIMKNKLQNSGYKVYGGDNAPYIWIKVPDQMTSWDFFDFLLQKVSVVGTPGSGFGLAGEGYFRLSAFNSRSNVLDAMERIINI from the coding sequence GTGGTTCAAGTAAACGAAAATTATTTAAAACTCAAAGCAGGCTATTTATTCCCTGAAATTGCTAAAAGGGTAAAAATATATTCTCAATCAAATAAGAGTGCTGAAATTATTAAGCTTGGCATAGGAGATGTTACAGAACCATTACCAAGAGCATGTATAGAAGCTATGGGTAAAGCTTTAGATGACATGGCAACAATAAACGGTTTCAGAGGTTATGGACCAGAACAAGGTTATTCTTGGCTGAGAGAAAAAATATCTGAGCATGATTTTATTTCTCGAGGCTGTCAAATTTCACCCGAAGAAATCTTTGTTTCAGATGGTTCTAAATGCGATAGTAGCAATATTTTAGATATTCTTGGCAAAGATAATTCAATTGCTGTAACTGATCCGGTTTACCCTGTTTATGTAGATAGTAACGTTATGACAGGTAGAACTGGAGAAGCTCTCGAAAATGGTACTTATCAAGGTTTAACATATCTGGCAATAAACGAGAGGAACAATTTTTTGCCAAAACTACCTGAAAAAAAAGTGGATATTTTATATCTTTGTTTTCCAAATAATCCAACTGGAGCAACTATTACAAAAAATGAATTGAAAAAGTGGGTTGACTATGCCCTCCAAAATAAATCTCTGATACTTTTTGATGCAGCTTATGAAGCCTTTATCCAAGATAATGATATTCCACATTCAATATATGAGATTGAGGGGGCAAAGGATTGTGCTATTGAATTTAGATCTTTTTCAAAGAATGCAGGATTCACTGGAGTTAGATGTGCTTTTACAGTAATACCTAAGGATCTAAAAGGTTTGAGTTCAACAAATGAAGAAATAGAGTTATGGCCTCTTTGGAATAGACGACAATCTACAAAGTTCAATGGAGTAAGTTATGTGGTTCAGAAAGGTGCAGAGGCTGTTTATTCTCCTGAAGGGAAAAAACAGGTGAAAGGTTTAATTGATTTTTATATGGAAAATGCAAAAATTATGAAAAATAAACTTCAGAATTCAGGATATAAAGTTTATGGTGGGGACAATGCTCCTTATATCTGGATTAAAGTTCCAGATCAAATGACATCTTGGGACTTTTTTGATTTCCTTCTCCAAAAAGTTAGTGTAGTAGGAACACCTGGGAGCGGATTTGGATTAGCAGGAGAGGGTTATTTTCGATTGTCAGCATTTAACTCACGATCAAACGTTCTTGATGCAATGGAAAGAATAATTAATATATAA
- the clpS gene encoding ATP-dependent Clp protease adapter ClpS: MLSIKLEQSANNNSAVIEKKPAELKNKSPKYKVLLHNDPVNSMEYVTISLREVVPQLSEQDAIAIMLEAHNTGVGLVIVCDLEPAEFYSESLKSKGISSSIEKED; this comes from the coding sequence ATGCTATCTATAAAGTTAGAACAAAGTGCAAATAATAATTCAGCAGTGATTGAAAAAAAACCTGCTGAATTAAAAAATAAATCTCCAAAATATAAGGTTTTGCTTCATAATGACCCAGTAAATTCTATGGAATATGTCACTATTTCACTACGAGAGGTTGTTCCGCAATTAAGTGAACAAGATGCTATAGCAATAATGCTTGAAGCACACAATACGGGCGTGGGTCTAGTAATTGTTTGTGATTTAGAGCCAGCAGAATTTTACTCAGAATCATTAAAATCTAAAGGAATTTCTAGTTCAATTGAGAAAGAGGATTAA
- a CDS encoding glycosyltransferase family 2 protein, which produces MRSVNSWNLTNNKLHQLFKDNNEFISIKVRGNTWEPITRWLKLDSRIFRETTSKARITLCDIESLAEIYNYRSIRWKAKKLTPMPTKVIPKSIKNIFRKIPIIKQLAYELEIVFYKYSENNSEHLISIVIPARNEAGNKELLINALNKFKNIRNNLEIIFVEGNSNDNTYEILNELKENFSNFFKISLLKQTSKGKKNAVVEGFNISSGETLAIIDSDFTVDIDDSIAAIMESTKNKNILINCARTTFPMEKDAMRWANYIGNRLFAIFLSILINKPVSDSLCGTKVFSRKFFKLMKQNGSWDSKSDPFGDFTIIFEAAKNNIKILNYPVRYYARKSGAPNISRWIDGLKLLKVCWIYMISDM; this is translated from the coding sequence ATGAGATCTGTTAATAGTTGGAACTTAACTAATAATAAACTTCATCAATTATTCAAAGACAATAACGAATTTATTTCAATTAAAGTTCGTGGTAATACTTGGGAGCCAATCACTAGATGGCTAAAATTAGATTCAAGAATTTTTAGAGAAACTACTAGCAAAGCAAGAATAACTTTATGCGATATCGAATCTCTAGCAGAAATTTATAACTACAGATCAATTAGATGGAAAGCAAAAAAACTAACTCCTATGCCCACTAAGGTAATTCCAAAATCTATTAAAAATATTTTTCGGAAAATACCAATCATCAAACAACTCGCCTATGAACTCGAAATAGTTTTTTATAAATATAGTGAAAATAATTCTGAACATTTAATATCAATAGTAATTCCTGCAAGAAATGAAGCTGGTAATAAAGAACTTTTAATTAATGCTTTAAATAAATTCAAAAACATTCGGAATAATTTAGAAATTATATTCGTTGAAGGCAATAGCAATGATAATACATATGAAATTTTGAATGAATTAAAAGAAAATTTCTCAAATTTCTTCAAGATATCTCTTTTAAAACAAACTTCTAAAGGGAAGAAAAATGCAGTCGTGGAGGGATTTAATATTTCTTCAGGTGAAACTCTCGCCATAATTGATAGTGATTTTACAGTAGATATTGATGACAGTATTGCAGCAATTATGGAATCAACCAAAAATAAAAATATCCTTATCAATTGCGCCCGCACAACTTTTCCAATGGAAAAAGATGCGATGAGATGGGCAAATTATATAGGAAATAGACTCTTCGCAATTTTTCTATCAATACTAATAAATAAGCCTGTATCAGATTCACTCTGTGGAACAAAAGTTTTTTCAAGAAAATTCTTTAAACTTATGAAACAAAACGGAAGTTGGGATTCCAAGTCTGACCCATTTGGAGACTTTACAATAATATTTGAAGCTGCGAAAAATAACATTAAAATACTAAATTATCCTGTTAGATATTACGCTAGAAAATCTGGAGCACCAAATATATCTAGATGGATAGATGGATTAAAACTTCTAAAAGTATGCTGGATTTATATGATTTCTGATATGTGA